Proteins encoded by one window of Cyclobacteriaceae bacterium:
- a CDS encoding serine protease → MRSVLLSALLLVFFNVANAQVRTNFNNPKRVTDKGKFVKNFRGKSPYLIPARDIKALLEKEALENAGGEARPFKIAEAVNVDIDVVKEAEWTEEEGFSYGKFSIEATGAKTISANFDRFYLPEGTELYVYSENGEMITGPVTEAENNENNFWGSWVYKGGKLTVDFKTPTESKSLLRLHISSVAYGYKSLYVGNFGESSECNVNVLCAEGNGWENERNSVALILDASSTRLCSGALINNTCNLNIPYLLTADHCFDFDPNVAQWKFTFQAWSATCTPSQNANGLTFNGSTLRARHAGSDFCLVELDQLPPVNSGITFSGWSRASTASPSGVSITHPMGDVMKIATYNTTLTQQAYLGAQVWKAFWASGTVESGSSGGPLYNNDKRIIGQVKGIRKKYQEPWCR, encoded by the coding sequence ATGAGATCAGTTTTACTATCGGCACTGCTTCTTGTGTTTTTTAACGTGGCAAACGCACAGGTGAGAACAAACTTCAATAATCCTAAACGAGTTACTGATAAAGGAAAATTCGTAAAAAATTTCCGAGGTAAAAGCCCTTATCTGATTCCGGCACGGGACATTAAAGCCCTGCTTGAAAAGGAAGCGCTGGAAAATGCCGGTGGCGAAGCCAGACCTTTTAAGATTGCCGAAGCCGTGAATGTGGATATAGATGTGGTGAAGGAGGCGGAGTGGACGGAAGAAGAAGGGTTTTCGTACGGCAAGTTTTCCATTGAAGCCACAGGGGCAAAGACCATCAGCGCTAATTTCGACCGGTTTTACCTGCCGGAAGGGACTGAATTGTATGTATATAGCGAAAATGGTGAAATGATAACCGGCCCGGTAACCGAAGCCGAAAACAACGAGAACAATTTTTGGGGAAGTTGGGTGTATAAAGGCGGGAAGCTGACCGTGGATTTTAAAACGCCAACGGAGAGTAAAAGCTTGTTGCGGCTTCATATATCAAGCGTTGCGTATGGCTATAAGAGCCTTTACGTTGGTAACTTTGGAGAGTCGTCTGAATGTAATGTAAATGTGCTTTGCGCAGAAGGGAATGGATGGGAGAATGAACGGAATTCTGTTGCTTTGATATTAGATGCAAGCAGTACAAGATTATGTAGCGGTGCTTTAATTAATAATACATGTAACCTGAACATTCCGTATTTGTTAACAGCCGATCATTGTTTTGATTTTGATCCAAATGTTGCTCAATGGAAATTTACCTTTCAGGCCTGGAGCGCCACATGTACACCTTCACAAAATGCCAATGGCTTAACTTTCAATGGTTCCACACTGCGAGCAAGACATGCCGGTAGCGATTTTTGCCTGGTTGAGCTTGATCAGCTTCCTCCTGTAAATTCAGGGATTACGTTTTCGGGATGGTCGAGAGCAAGCACAGCTTCACCTTCAGGGGTAAGCATAACCCATCCTATGGGCGATGTGATGAAAATAGCTACATACAACACCACTTTAACACAACAAGCATATTTGGGAGCACAAGTTTGGAAGGCATTTTGGGCAAGCGGAACAGTGGAATCCGGCTCTTCCGGAGGCCCATTATACAATAATGATAAAAGAATAATCGGCCAGGTTAAGGGAATCCGGAAAAAGTATCAAGAGCCTTGGTGTAGGTGA
- a CDS encoding restriction endonuclease subunit S — protein sequence MNLIEFPSNEYLLKNRDLIFVRSNGNKELIGRCLVIYPNDNKVTFSGFCIRFRPTANTINTVYLSHLFRIPVFRAVMLQGGKGANIQNLNQKTLERLKIPMPSIELQNQFEQIVEKTEALKTQYQQSLQELENLYGSLSQKAFKGELKQ from the coding sequence TTGAATTTAATTGAGTTCCCATCTAATGAATACTTGTTGAAGAATCGTGACTTAATCTTCGTTCGGTCAAACGGAAACAAGGAGTTGATAGGAAGGTGCTTGGTAATTTATCCGAACGACAATAAAGTAACTTTCAGTGGCTTTTGCATTCGTTTCAGGCCAACGGCCAATACAATCAATACTGTTTATCTATCTCATTTATTTAGGATTCCAGTTTTCAGGGCTGTAATGCTTCAAGGTGGAAAAGGCGCAAACATTCAAAACTTAAATCAAAAGACGCTTGAAAGGTTGAAGATACCAATGCCATCAATCGAACTTCAGAATCAATTTGAGCAAATCGTAGAAAAAACAGAAGCACTGAAAACCCAATACCAGCAAAGCTTGCAGGAGTTAGAGAATTTGTATGGCAGTTTGAGCCAGAAGGCATTTAAAGGAGAGTTAAAACAATAG
- a CDS encoding oxygenase MpaB family protein: MNPEYFVDKNSIVRQIWGKGDTILFIFAGGAAEFALNKAVDWLYFTGRLPADPLGRLFSTVSYARTIVFSKTETAHRAIDAMTAIHSSVEHSRGASIPDWAYRDVLFMLIDYSIRAYEVLERTLTLAEKQEVFDVFTRMGTRMGITGLPETFASYMIMRQMHLHQNLLRTAFTDDLYHQYKKHLGVIRYRILLEVQHLIAPEKVRERLGFHRKSFLSPILTLYNVSKFLRIDPMIRYLILPAQYRAQIKALDQ, from the coding sequence ATGAACCCTGAATATTTTGTCGATAAGAATTCCATCGTTCGCCAGATATGGGGTAAAGGTGATACCATTCTCTTCATCTTCGCAGGAGGTGCTGCTGAATTCGCCTTGAACAAGGCAGTCGACTGGCTTTACTTTACAGGCCGCCTGCCAGCCGATCCGCTGGGCCGGCTGTTCTCCACGGTTTCCTATGCCAGAACAATCGTTTTTTCAAAAACTGAAACTGCGCACAGGGCTATAGATGCCATGACGGCCATACATAGTAGTGTAGAACATTCGCGAGGTGCCTCCATTCCCGATTGGGCATACCGCGATGTACTTTTTATGCTGATTGATTATTCCATTCGCGCTTACGAAGTATTGGAACGAACACTAACGCTTGCTGAAAAGCAAGAGGTGTTTGATGTATTTACCCGAATGGGCACCCGCATGGGTATAACCGGATTGCCCGAAACGTTTGCATCCTATATGATTATGCGCCAAATGCATCTGCACCAAAACCTGCTTCGAACAGCTTTTACTGATGACCTGTATCATCAATACAAAAAGCACCTGGGTGTTATTCGTTACCGGATTTTGTTGGAGGTGCAGCATCTGATTGCGCCTGAAAAAGTGCGGGAAAGGTTAGGGTTTCATCGCAAATCTTTTTTGAGTCCCATCTTGACGCTCTACAATGTGAGTAAGTTCTTACGGATTGATCCAATGATCCGATACCTTATTTTACCTGCCCAGTACCGAGCCCAAATCAAAGCCCTCGACCAATAG
- a CDS encoding class I SAM-dependent methyltransferase, with the protein MAEEIDFIKYKELGAYHWENYFGSVFKINSFVRARYDIVIQLLKVGGIRKDSLLLEVGCGDGALSGLIYKSFACDLVGVEPSEIGIKFCKEMFSKHGYSGTFNVSEGYTFDYPDNHFNYVVMADVIEHLQHPDKMLKEIKRVLKPGGHVIITTPVRITELPEDEMHVQEFFPTELRALCDNYFGVPVKSMYTHPVVWRELYKHGNKKIRSLIRLWCRILDKVFGRNVFLKEAGNSRWKNFSMQSLLYTKS; encoded by the coding sequence ATGGCCGAGGAAATTGATTTTATAAAGTACAAAGAGCTTGGAGCTTATCATTGGGAAAATTACTTCGGTAGTGTTTTTAAAATAAACAGTTTTGTACGTGCCCGCTATGATATCGTAATTCAATTACTCAAAGTGGGTGGCATACGTAAAGATTCCTTGTTACTTGAGGTTGGATGTGGGGATGGTGCTTTAAGTGGTCTCATTTATAAATCTTTTGCATGCGATCTGGTAGGCGTTGAGCCATCGGAAATTGGCATTAAATTCTGCAAAGAAATGTTTTCAAAGCACGGGTACTCGGGAACATTCAACGTATCCGAAGGTTACACATTCGACTATCCTGATAATCATTTCAATTATGTGGTTATGGCCGATGTAATTGAGCATCTTCAACACCCCGATAAAATGTTAAAGGAAATAAAACGCGTACTAAAACCAGGAGGTCATGTTATCATTACAACACCTGTCAGGATTACGGAATTACCGGAAGACGAGATGCATGTTCAGGAATTCTTTCCTACAGAATTGAGGGCACTATGCGATAATTATTTTGGTGTACCGGTAAAGTCCATGTATACCCACCCGGTGGTTTGGAGGGAATTGTATAAACATGGAAATAAAAAAATCCGATCGTTGATCCGTCTTTGGTGTAGAATACTGGATAAAGTATTCGGAAGAAATGTGTTTTTGAAAGAAGCAGGTAATTCCAGGTGGAAAAACTTTTCAATGCAATCGCTTTTGTATACCAAAAGCTAA
- a CDS encoding serine hydrolase domain-containing protein — protein MKYILYLCLFSLLVSCSPEKEDHRLGQIDEYLSGQSKYFKFNGNVLVAERGEIIYEKSFGLADFDSNRQLNDSSVFELASVSKQFTAMGILLLEQKGVLSLQDSLRKFFPELPYSGITIHHMLTHISGLPDYMDVMDEKWDRTRIAGNADIVALLAQEKPEAHFKPGTKWEYSNTAFALLASIIEKVSGQSFKAYMQENIFDPLKMADTRVYNTRRSGERIENYAFGYIWSDSLNKHVLPDSVPDLDFVRYLDGIQGDGIINSTTADLLKWDRALANHEGLPSAAIDKLLSRHSLVDTTSNVYYGYGVMLEDSEYGKQVAHGGGWPGYATYLTRYADRDVTIIVLSNNNAASPRISNAIAALLHGDSVIMPYEHVSVQLDSVQLSRFEGKYKFDGEPFELKIENDSLFLLSGGRRRLHLIPESETKVFADNQGDTQFELQIGNEGSRKLFLIFSGVKKNVEEIDD, from the coding sequence ATGAAATACATTTTATACCTCTGCTTGTTTTCTCTTTTGGTAAGTTGTTCTCCTGAAAAGGAGGATCATCGCCTTGGCCAGATTGATGAATACCTTTCTGGCCAATCAAAGTATTTTAAATTCAATGGTAACGTGTTGGTTGCCGAGCGCGGTGAAATAATTTACGAGAAGTCGTTCGGGTTGGCCGACTTTGATTCTAATCGTCAATTGAATGATTCATCTGTCTTTGAACTGGCCTCCGTGAGTAAGCAATTTACGGCCATGGGTATTTTGCTTTTGGAGCAGAAGGGAGTGTTGAGTTTGCAGGATTCCTTACGAAAATTTTTTCCAGAACTTCCGTATTCCGGAATTACCATTCACCACATGCTTACACATATTTCAGGTTTACCTGATTATATGGATGTAATGGATGAAAAATGGGATCGTACCCGAATTGCCGGTAATGCTGATATCGTTGCTTTACTGGCACAGGAAAAACCGGAGGCTCATTTTAAACCGGGCACAAAGTGGGAGTACAGTAATACTGCGTTTGCACTTCTGGCCAGTATCATCGAAAAGGTTTCAGGACAATCGTTCAAAGCATATATGCAGGAGAATATTTTTGATCCGTTAAAGATGGCTGATACGCGTGTTTACAACACCAGACGCTCAGGTGAGCGGATTGAGAATTATGCCTTCGGCTACATTTGGTCTGATAGCCTAAATAAACATGTACTGCCCGATTCTGTGCCTGATCTCGATTTTGTTCGCTACCTCGATGGCATTCAGGGAGACGGCATTATCAATTCAACCACAGCAGATTTATTGAAATGGGATAGGGCATTGGCAAACCATGAAGGGTTACCATCAGCAGCTATCGACAAACTTCTTAGCCGTCATTCCCTGGTCGATACAACATCCAATGTATACTACGGCTATGGCGTTATGTTGGAAGATAGTGAATATGGTAAGCAGGTAGCCCATGGTGGTGGCTGGCCCGGGTACGCAACATATTTGACACGGTATGCTGACCGTGATGTTACCATCATTGTATTGTCCAATAATAATGCAGCGTCTCCAAGAATTTCAAATGCCATTGCTGCTCTTTTGCATGGTGATTCAGTGATTATGCCGTATGAACATGTTTCTGTCCAGTTAGACAGCGTTCAGCTATCTCGCTTTGAAGGCAAGTATAAATTCGATGGAGAACCTTTTGAGTTAAAGATAGAGAACGATAGCCTTTTTTTACTTAGTGGTGGCAGGAGACGACTTCACCTGATTCCCGAATCTGAAACCAAAGTATTTGCGGATAATCAAGGTGATACTCAGTTTGAATTGCAAATTGGCAATGAGGGCTCACGAAAGTTATTTTTGATTTTTTCTGGTGTGAAGAAAAACGTAGAGGAAATTGATGATTAG
- a CDS encoding VOC family protein produces MLLAIHPKLPMRSKAETKAFYVDQLGFEAPHDFYPDYLMVKKDQIEIHFFLYAEIDVKTNYGMCYIRTDDVDVLYAHALKNKLSIPELGHLQDRPWRQREFALLDPSHNLLTFGQAL; encoded by the coding sequence ATGCTATTAGCTATTCATCCTAAATTGCCCATGCGCAGCAAAGCAGAAACTAAAGCTTTTTACGTTGATCAACTTGGGTTTGAGGCACCACATGATTTCTATCCGGATTACCTAATGGTAAAGAAGGATCAGATTGAAATTCACTTTTTTCTCTATGCCGAAATTGATGTGAAGACCAATTACGGCATGTGTTACATTCGCACCGATGATGTTGATGTGTTATACGCACATGCACTTAAGAATAAGCTCAGCATACCTGAACTCGGACACCTTCAAGATAGGCCCTGGCGGCAAAGGGAATTTGCACTACTTGATCCAAGTCATAATTTGTTAACTTTTGGTCAGGCTTTGTAG
- a CDS encoding DUF2306 domain-containing protein, with amino-acid sequence MKNILWALFILLSISIGLYPISYLVLTTDHGVLINRELYDVSVWRWMFFQHVSLGGIAMLSGFIQFSKKMRTRNLRLHRLFGKIYLVAVLLSGAAGFYVALHTFGGVPAQAGFVGLAVSWLFTSAMAYWRVRSKDIDAHERWMIRSYALTWAAVTLRIYLPTFEHALNMNFNESYQIIAWLCWVPNLIVAELIILQKRKPRAIA; translated from the coding sequence ATGAAAAATATTCTCTGGGCACTCTTCATTCTGCTATCCATCTCTATCGGGCTTTATCCAATTAGTTATTTGGTGCTGACCACCGATCATGGTGTATTAATCAATCGTGAATTGTACGATGTGTCGGTTTGGCGGTGGATGTTTTTTCAACATGTTTCATTAGGCGGTATTGCCATGCTTAGTGGGTTCATCCAATTCAGCAAAAAAATGCGAACTCGTAACCTGAGGTTGCATCGCTTGTTTGGAAAAATTTACCTGGTGGCCGTGCTGCTAAGTGGGGCAGCCGGGTTTTATGTAGCGTTGCATACGTTTGGTGGAGTTCCCGCACAGGCCGGCTTTGTCGGGTTGGCAGTAAGTTGGTTGTTTACGAGTGCCATGGCTTACTGGCGAGTACGAAGTAAAGATATTGATGCACATGAGCGTTGGATGATACGAAGCTATGCGCTTACCTGGGCAGCGGTAACCTTGCGCATTTACCTGCCCACATTTGAACATGCATTAAACATGAATTTTAATGAATCCTATCAGATTATAGCCTGGTTGTGTTGGGTACCCAACCTGATTGTGGCCGAGCTGATCATTCTGCAAAAAAGAAAACCGCGGGCCATCGCGTAA
- a CDS encoding carboxypeptidase-like regulatory domain-containing protein: MNKVFLLVSILFVTVSGNSQVLRGTVRDSKTGEMLPYANIGIKGKQIGGISDREGRFLLDLANAMPADVLVVSYVGYSSEVIQVSKLDFMKEVEIRLVPSTMQLNEVVIHGKKEMIVLGNKSKSSRHTGWGDFTSSRGRAIGLLIPANDLPVRVNSVFFHLDACEFDSALVRINFFYANNEQLTPLASQQKNIFHTINQKKGWVEVRIWEDIILRNEKIIVAIEWLDAWAKPRSLEEGGSYQFTISLAKTTGYHYQRQTPEEPVQLSNSFHTPSIYLLCTPIQD, encoded by the coding sequence ATGAATAAGGTTTTTCTTTTAGTAAGTATTTTGTTTGTGACTGTTTCCGGAAATAGCCAGGTTTTACGGGGTACTGTTCGGGATAGTAAGACGGGAGAAATGTTGCCCTATGCGAACATTGGAATTAAGGGCAAGCAAATTGGGGGAATAAGCGATCGTGAAGGTCGATTTCTATTGGATCTTGCCAATGCAATGCCAGCCGATGTACTGGTGGTAAGTTATGTAGGCTATTCCAGTGAAGTTATTCAGGTTTCTAAACTTGATTTTATGAAAGAAGTGGAGATAAGGCTTGTTCCTTCAACCATGCAATTAAATGAAGTTGTTATTCATGGTAAAAAGGAAATGATTGTGTTGGGCAATAAAAGCAAATCTTCGCGACATACGGGTTGGGGTGATTTTACAAGTTCACGAGGTAGGGCAATTGGATTGCTTATACCCGCAAATGATTTGCCAGTACGGGTTAATAGTGTGTTTTTTCACCTGGATGCATGTGAATTTGATAGTGCGTTGGTCCGCATTAATTTCTTTTATGCGAATAATGAACAGTTAACTCCTCTCGCAAGTCAACAAAAAAATATCTTTCATACAATCAATCAGAAAAAGGGCTGGGTAGAAGTGAGGATTTGGGAGGACATAATCCTGAGAAATGAAAAAATTATTGTGGCCATTGAATGGTTGGATGCCTGGGCAAAGCCCCGTAGTCTGGAAGAAGGGGGTAGCTATCAATTCACTATATCGTTAGCCAAAACCACCGGGTATCACTATCAACGACAAACTCCGGAAGAACCAGTTCAACTTTCCAATTCTTTTCACACACCATCAATTTACCTTTTATGCACGCCCATTCAAGATTGA
- a CDS encoding nuclear transport factor 2 family protein, translating into MVIIFSITLSQFARAQASDELYRKIESLDSAVFRAFNTCDIETLKSMFTHDLEFYHDKDGLTGYDHTVKAIKLNCDRKLGLVRTLVPGSMEVYPIGNYGAVQIASHRFCHMENGKEDCGTFKFVHVWKNNNGNWKISRVVSYDH; encoded by the coding sequence TTGGTTATTATCTTTTCTATTACTCTTTCACAATTCGCCAGAGCACAGGCATCAGATGAGTTGTACAGAAAAATTGAATCGCTCGATAGCGCTGTATTCCGCGCATTCAATACATGCGATATAGAGACTCTCAAATCGATGTTTACCCATGATCTGGAATTCTATCATGATAAAGATGGATTAACAGGATATGATCACACGGTCAAGGCGATCAAATTGAATTGCGATCGAAAGCTTGGACTGGTTCGTACTCTGGTACCCGGCAGTATGGAGGTTTACCCCATTGGTAATTATGGAGCAGTACAGATAGCATCCCATCGCTTTTGCCATATGGAAAATGGAAAAGAGGATTGCGGCACCTTTAAGTTTGTTCATGTATGGAAGAATAACAACGGAAACTGGAAGATTTCAAGGGTAGTGAGCTACGATCATTAA